Proteins encoded within one genomic window of Stigmatopora argus isolate UIUO_Sarg chromosome 21, RoL_Sarg_1.0, whole genome shotgun sequence:
- the LOC144067074 gene encoding polyadenylate-binding protein 1-like isoform X2, which translates to MASLYVGDLHVDVTEALLYEKLSRIGVILSIRVCRDVMTSRSLGYACVNFQQLADAEHALDTMNFDLIKGQPMRIMWWQRDPSLRKSGVGNVFIKNLDRSIDNNVLYDIFSFFGNILSGKVVCDENGSKGYGFVHFETQEAAERAIVEMNGKLLKDQKVFVGHFKSRKEREAELAVRAKEFTNVYVKNFGQDVDDITLRDIFRTFGNTTSVRVMTDEHGSCRGFGFVGFARHEDAQKAVDQMNGKEFHGRTMYVSRAQKKVERQVELKRKFEQMKQDRISRNQGVNLYVKNLDDGIDDESLRREFQPFGVITSAKVMTQGGRSKGFGFVCFSSPDEAGKAVAEMNGRIVATKPLYVALAQRKEERQAYLTRQYIQRMSNARPPPNQVINPYQAAPSPAYFIAPVPQAQNRTPAYFPAPPPPICPGPRWATAELPAAMRNSSGSPPGRSSSQGPRGISVQRVAPQPPSPPAGSPLTPVVSSPPYKYATGIRSPSNHVQETQASGHTPKPLTASMLAAALPLEQKQMLGECLFPLIQSTHPDLAGKITGMLLEIDNSELLHMLESPESLSSKVDEALAVLQAHQAKEVTRQGLLTSFKREPVSE; encoded by the exons ATGGCCTCGTTGTACGTGGGCGACTTGCACGTGGACGTGACCGAGGCCCTGCTGTACGAGAAGCTGAGCCGGATCGGAGTCATCTTGTCCATCCGCGTATGTCGGGATGTGATGACCAGCCGCTCCCTGGGTTACGCTTGCGTCAATTTCCAGCAGCTCGCGGACG ccGAACACGCACTGGACACCATGAACTTTGACCTGATCAAGGGTCAGCCCATGCGCATCATGTGGTGGCAGCGGGACCCCTCGCTGAGGAAGAGCGGCGTGGGCAACGTCTTCATCAAGAATCTGGACCGATCCATCGACAACAACGTGCTGTACGACATCTTCTCTTTCTTCGGCAACATCCTGTCCGGAAAG gtggTGTGTGATGAAAATGGCTCAAAAGGCTACGGTTTTGTGCATTTTGAGACGCAGGAGGCGGCCGAGAGAGCCATTGTGGAGATGAACGGCAAGCTTCTCAAGGATCAAAAAGT ATTTGTGGGCCACTTCAAATCCCGCAAAGAACGCGAGGCCGAACTGGCGGTCCGTGCCAAGGAGTTCACCAACGTCTACGTGAAAAACTTTGGCCAAGACGTGGACGACATCACGTTGAGGGACATCTTCAGGACGTTCG GAAACACCACCAGCGTCCGCGTCATGACGGACGAACACGGCTCGTGTCGAGGCTTCGGTTTCGTCGGCTTCGCCAGGCACGAAGACGCGCAGAAG GCGGTGGACCAGATGAACGGCAAGGAGTTCCACGGCAGGACCATGTACGTCAGCCGCGCCCAGAAGAAGGTGGAGAGGCAGGTCGAACTCAAGCGCAAGTTTGAGCAGATGAAGCAAGACCGCATCTCGCGCAACCAG GGCGTCAACCTGTACGTGAAGAACCTGGACGACGGGATCGACGACGAAAGCCTGCGGCGAGAATTCCAGCCCTTCGGCGTGATCACCAGCGCCAAG GTGATGACGCAGGGCGGGCGCAGCAAAGGCTTCGGCTTCGTCTGCTTCTCGTCTCCGGACGAGGCGGGCAAGGCGGTGGCGGAGATGAACGGGCGCATCGTGGCCACCAAGCCGCTCTACGTGGCGCTGGCCCAGAGGAAGGAGGAGCGACAGGCCTACTTGACCCGCCAGTACATTCAGCGAATGAGCAACGCGCGCCCGCCGCCCAACCAGGTCATCAACCCCTACCAGGCGGCGCCGTCCCCGGCCTACTTCATCGCGCCCGTGCCGCAGGCGCAGAATCGCACGCCCGCCTACTTCCCGGCGCCGCCTCCGCCGATATGTCCGGGCCCCCGCTGGGCCACCGCAG AGCTGCCTGCCGCCATGAGGAATTCCAGTGGCAGCCCCCCCGGGCGGTCCTCCTCCCAGGGTCCTCGTGGGATTTCTGTTCAGCGCGTAG CCCCCCAGCCCCCGAGCCCTCCAGCGGGCAGCCCCCTCACCCCCGTGGTGAGCAGCCCACCGTACAAGTACGCCACGGGAATCCGCAGCCCCTCCAACCACGTGCAGGAGACGCAG GCCAGCGGCcacactcccaagcctttgacgGCCTCCATGTTGGCCGCGGCTCTTCCGCTGGAGCAGAAGCAGATGCTAG GCGAGTGTTTGTTCCCGCTGATCCAGAGCACGCACCCTGACCTGGCGGGGAAGATCACCGGCATGTTGCTGGAGATCGACAACTCGGAGCTGCTCCACATGCTGGAGTCGCCGGAATCCCTCAGCTCCAAA GTGGACGAAGCGTTGGCCGTGCTCCAAGCCCACCAGGCCAAAGAAGTTACCCGCCAAGGTCTACTGACGTCCTTCAAGCGGGAACCCGTGTCAG aatgA
- the LOC144067074 gene encoding polyadenylate-binding protein 1-like isoform X1 — protein sequence MASLYVGDLHVDVTEALLYEKLSRIGVILSIRVCRDVMTSRSLGYACVNFQQLADAEHALDTMNFDLIKGQPMRIMWWQRDPSLRKSGVGNVFIKNLDRSIDNNVLYDIFSFFGNILSGKVVCDENGSKGYGFVHFETQEAAERAIVEMNGKLLKDQKVFVGHFKSRKEREAELAVRAKEFTNVYVKNFGQDVDDITLRDIFRTFGNTTSVRVMTDEHGSCRGFGFVGFARHEDAQKAVDQMNGKEFHGRTMYVSRAQKKVERQVELKRKFEQMKQDRISRNQGVNLYVKNLDDGIDDESLRREFQPFGVITSAKVMTQGGRSKGFGFVCFSSPDEAGKAVAEMNGRIVATKPLYVALAQRKEERQAYLTRQYIQRMSNARPPPNQVINPYQAAPSPAYFIAPVPQAQNRTPAYFPAPPPPICPGPRWATAELPAAMRNSSGSPPGRSSSQGPRGISVQRVAPQPPSPPAGSPLTPVVSSPPYKYATGIRSPSNHVQETQGVNFWPLPQASGHTPKPLTASMLAAALPLEQKQMLGECLFPLIQSTHPDLAGKITGMLLEIDNSELLHMLESPESLSSKVDEALAVLQAHQAKEVTRQGLLTSFKREPVSE from the exons ATGGCCTCGTTGTACGTGGGCGACTTGCACGTGGACGTGACCGAGGCCCTGCTGTACGAGAAGCTGAGCCGGATCGGAGTCATCTTGTCCATCCGCGTATGTCGGGATGTGATGACCAGCCGCTCCCTGGGTTACGCTTGCGTCAATTTCCAGCAGCTCGCGGACG ccGAACACGCACTGGACACCATGAACTTTGACCTGATCAAGGGTCAGCCCATGCGCATCATGTGGTGGCAGCGGGACCCCTCGCTGAGGAAGAGCGGCGTGGGCAACGTCTTCATCAAGAATCTGGACCGATCCATCGACAACAACGTGCTGTACGACATCTTCTCTTTCTTCGGCAACATCCTGTCCGGAAAG gtggTGTGTGATGAAAATGGCTCAAAAGGCTACGGTTTTGTGCATTTTGAGACGCAGGAGGCGGCCGAGAGAGCCATTGTGGAGATGAACGGCAAGCTTCTCAAGGATCAAAAAGT ATTTGTGGGCCACTTCAAATCCCGCAAAGAACGCGAGGCCGAACTGGCGGTCCGTGCCAAGGAGTTCACCAACGTCTACGTGAAAAACTTTGGCCAAGACGTGGACGACATCACGTTGAGGGACATCTTCAGGACGTTCG GAAACACCACCAGCGTCCGCGTCATGACGGACGAACACGGCTCGTGTCGAGGCTTCGGTTTCGTCGGCTTCGCCAGGCACGAAGACGCGCAGAAG GCGGTGGACCAGATGAACGGCAAGGAGTTCCACGGCAGGACCATGTACGTCAGCCGCGCCCAGAAGAAGGTGGAGAGGCAGGTCGAACTCAAGCGCAAGTTTGAGCAGATGAAGCAAGACCGCATCTCGCGCAACCAG GGCGTCAACCTGTACGTGAAGAACCTGGACGACGGGATCGACGACGAAAGCCTGCGGCGAGAATTCCAGCCCTTCGGCGTGATCACCAGCGCCAAG GTGATGACGCAGGGCGGGCGCAGCAAAGGCTTCGGCTTCGTCTGCTTCTCGTCTCCGGACGAGGCGGGCAAGGCGGTGGCGGAGATGAACGGGCGCATCGTGGCCACCAAGCCGCTCTACGTGGCGCTGGCCCAGAGGAAGGAGGAGCGACAGGCCTACTTGACCCGCCAGTACATTCAGCGAATGAGCAACGCGCGCCCGCCGCCCAACCAGGTCATCAACCCCTACCAGGCGGCGCCGTCCCCGGCCTACTTCATCGCGCCCGTGCCGCAGGCGCAGAATCGCACGCCCGCCTACTTCCCGGCGCCGCCTCCGCCGATATGTCCGGGCCCCCGCTGGGCCACCGCAG AGCTGCCTGCCGCCATGAGGAATTCCAGTGGCAGCCCCCCCGGGCGGTCCTCCTCCCAGGGTCCTCGTGGGATTTCTGTTCAGCGCGTAG CCCCCCAGCCCCCGAGCCCTCCAGCGGGCAGCCCCCTCACCCCCGTGGTGAGCAGCCCACCGTACAAGTACGCCACGGGAATCCGCAGCCCCTCCAACCACGTGCAGGAGACGCAG GGAGTAAATTTCTGGCCTCTCCCGCAGGCCAGCGGCcacactcccaagcctttgacgGCCTCCATGTTGGCCGCGGCTCTTCCGCTGGAGCAGAAGCAGATGCTAG GCGAGTGTTTGTTCCCGCTGATCCAGAGCACGCACCCTGACCTGGCGGGGAAGATCACCGGCATGTTGCTGGAGATCGACAACTCGGAGCTGCTCCACATGCTGGAGTCGCCGGAATCCCTCAGCTCCAAA GTGGACGAAGCGTTGGCCGTGCTCCAAGCCCACCAGGCCAAAGAAGTTACCCGCCAAGGTCTACTGACGTCCTTCAAGCGGGAACCCGTGTCAG aatgA
- the LOC144067079 gene encoding 14-3-3 protein zeta-like, whose translation MTDKETEVQKAKLAEQAERYDDMANAMKSVTTTCAELSNEERNLLSVAYKNVVGTRRSSWRVVSSIEQKSEDPSKANQAKEYRQKIEKELNDICREVLQLLDEHLIPKAKNPDSKVFYLKMKGDYYRYLAEVAGDGKDEIINNSKKAYQDALDISKAEMQPTHPIRLGLALNFSVFYYEIVNSPDDACTLAKQAFDDAISQLDSLNSESYKDSTLIMQLLRDNLTLWTADTQGDAEDADTLDAPAEVTAEADKN comes from the exons ATGACAGACAAGGAGACCGAGGTCCAGAAGGCCAAGCTGGCCGAGCAGGCCGAGCGCTACGACGACATGGCCAACGCCATGAAGTCGGTGACCACCACCTGCGCCGAGCTGAGCAACGAGGAGCGCAATCTCCTCTCCGTGGCCTACAAGAACGTGGTGGGCACCCGGAGGTCCTCCTGGAGGGTGGTGTCCAGCATCGAGCAGAAGTCGGAGGACCCCTCCAAGGCCAACCAGGCCAAGGAGTACCGGCAGAAGATCGAGAAAGAGCTCAACGACATTTGCCGCGAGGTTCTG CAACTCCTGGACGAACACCTGATTCCAAAGGCCAAGAACCCCGACAGCAAGGTCTTCTACCTGAAGATGAAGGGCGACTACTACCGCTACCTGGCCGAGGTCGCCGGTGACGGAAAGGACG AAATCATCAACAACTCAAAAAAAGCGTACCAGGATGCTCTAGACATCAGCAAGGCGGAGATGCAGCCCACTCATCCCATCCGTCTGGGCCTGGCGCTCAACTTTTCCGTCTTCTACTACGAGATCGTCAATTCGCCCGATGACGCCTGCACACTCGCCAAACAA GCCTTTGACGACGCCATTTCACAACTGGATTCTCTCAACAGCGAGTCCTACAAAGACAGCACCTTGATCATGCAGCTGCTCCGTGACAATCTGACC CTATGGACGGCCGACACGCAGGGCGACGCCGAAGACGCCGACACCCTCGACGCCCCAGCAGAGGTGACGGCGGAGGCCGACAAGAACTGA
- the znf706 gene encoding zinc finger protein 706: MARGHQKIQSQQKNAKKQADLKKAKGHDQKTAAKAALVFTCVVCKSQMPDPKTFKQHFENKHPKCPLPPELEGVEA, translated from the exons ATGGCTCGGGGCCACCAGAAGATCCAGTCGCAGCAGAAAAACGCCAAGAAACAGGCGGACCTTAAGAAGGCCAAGGggcacgaccaaaagacggcggccAAGGCGGCGTTGGTCTTCACCTGCGTCGTGTGCAAG TCGCAGATGCCCGACCCCAAAACCTTCAAGCAGCACTTTGAGAACAAGCATCCCAAATGTCCGCTTCCCCCAGAACTGGAGGGCGTCGAGGCATGA